The Clostridioides difficile genome has a segment encoding these proteins:
- a CDS encoding ATP-binding protein, with protein MLTIAINVFIILFLNKATDSIYDFYSIISDNKINYNITFMPFVNFADFVFPYIIVVINIVFIGTLINSIKSTKEDAKIKVINEKLDMQHKYYLTQQESQRKIKNLYHDINNHIASIEALQSSNEDVNKYLDNIKNEMKDFDNVYNTGNILLDIILNEKSKICKDNNIDFMCDINFLRCDFIDVVDVTSIFSNLLDNSIEACNKIDDDSQIKYINIRGTIIKKYYVIKCENSKINNVVIKNGKFITDKQDKYIHGIGIQSIKSSVEKYNGELDFKSDEVKFIATIYIPI; from the coding sequence ATGCTAACAATAGCTATAAATGTTTTTATAATTTTGTTCTTAAATAAAGCAACAGATAGTATTTATGATTTTTATTCAATAATATCAGATAATAAAATAAATTATAATATAACTTTTATGCCATTTGTTAATTTTGCTGATTTTGTATTTCCATATATTATAGTTGTAATAAATATAGTTTTTATTGGAACTCTTATAAATTCGATAAAATCAACTAAAGAAGATGCAAAAATCAAAGTTATAAATGAAAAACTAGACATGCAACATAAGTATTACTTAACACAACAAGAATCACAAAGAAAAATAAAAAATCTTTATCATGATATAAACAATCATATTGCCAGTATAGAAGCTCTTCAAAGCAGTAATGAAGATGTAAATAAGTATTTGGATAATATAAAAAATGAAATGAAAGATTTTGATAATGTCTATAATACAGGAAATATATTACTAGATATAATATTAAATGAAAAGAGTAAAATATGTAAAGATAATAATATAGATTTTATGTGTGATATAAATTTTTTAAGATGTGATTTCATAGATGTTGTAGATGTAACTAGTATTTTTTCAAATTTATTAGATAATTCAATAGAAGCTTGTAATAAAATAGATGATGATAGCCAAATAAAATATATAAATATAAGAGGAACTATCATAAAAAAGTATTATGTTATAAAATGTGAAAATAGTAAAATTAATAATGTTGTAATTAAGAATGGAAAGTTTATAACTGACAAACAAGATAAGTACATTCATGGAATAGGTATTCAAAGTATAAAATCATCTGTTGAAAAATATAACGGAGAGTTAGATTTCAAATCTGATGAAGTAAAGTTTATAGCAACAATATATATACCTATTTAA
- a CDS encoding LytTR family DNA-binding domain-containing protein gives MIRLVICEDEKNQQNLIKRYIEKVFYKLNIEYKIIIFNSSEELINNYPKDIDIFLLDIQMGKINGMDLAREIRKKGDKSSEIIFITSLVEYIQEGYEVRAYRYILKPIKYEDLEKHIINCINEKYENDKCLAINEKNVINKITINKITYIEIQKKDITIHTISRKYKIKNTMDNIEKEINSSKFYRCHKSFLVNLEYIESIKQYVAILDNKEEVPISRYRFKNTKDKFFSLIGNKL, from the coding sequence ATGATTAGATTAGTTATTTGTGAAGATGAAAAAAATCAGCAGAACTTAATAAAAAGATATATAGAAAAAGTATTTTATAAGCTAAATATAGAATATAAAATAATTATATTTAACTCATCAGAAGAATTAATCAATAATTATCCTAAAGATATAGATATATTTTTACTTGATATTCAAATGGGAAAAATTAATGGAATGGATTTAGCTAGAGAGATTAGAAAAAAGGGAGATAAAAGTTCAGAAATAATATTTATTACTTCATTAGTTGAATATATACAAGAAGGATATGAGGTAAGAGCGTATAGGTATATATTAAAACCTATAAAATATGAGGATTTAGAAAAACATATTATAAATTGTATAAATGAAAAATATGAAAATGATAAGTGCCTAGCTATAAACGAAAAAAATGTCATAAATAAAATAACAATAAATAAAATAACTTATATAGAAATACAAAAGAAAGATATAACTATACATACAATAAGTAGAAAGTATAAAATAAAGAATACAATGGATAACATAGAAAAAGAAATAAATAGTAGTAAATTTTATAGATGTCATAAAAGCTTTTTAGTTAATCTAGAATATATAGAAAGTATAAAGCAATATGTAGCAATACTCGATAACAAAGAAGAGGTGCCAATAAGTAGATACCGATTTAAAAATACTAAGGATAAATTTTTTAGCTTAATAGGAAACAAGCTATGA
- a CDS encoding MBL fold metallo-hydrolase, with amino-acid sequence MVKNKRNHKIKALVFLLIISISIYLTGCSSATDSGNNQSNNQETLSSSISSDKNVKIHFINTGNSDAILIQDGKTFTLIDGGDNDDENLMVDYLNNQGVKDIKYLIATHSHADHLGGLDSVVKNFNIENVFVSNGSAETKSYRDFINALANKDLSPSVPLENKKFYLENSYFEVLNTNGGDTTNEQSLVLAYTNGKDKALFTGDAEEGTEKEILSKLGEVDLLKVAHHGSSSSSSQAFLDKVNPEYAVILVGKGNSYGHPHKETITRLTNKGIEIHRSDFCKDVIFESTGKGVKTECKEWMYNNIQNKDLNNSKNILKHENNTNILSGSDVVYWTPNGSVYHTTDKCNSLSNSKNILTGTIVDSGKPRVCKNCE; translated from the coding sequence GTGGTAAAAAATAAAAGAAATCATAAAATTAAAGCTTTAGTATTTTTATTGATAATCTCTATATCTATTTATTTAACTGGTTGTAGTAGTGCAACAGATAGTGGAAATAATCAATCAAATAACCAAGAAACTTTATCTAGTAGTATATCAAGTGATAAAAATGTAAAAATTCATTTTATTAACACTGGAAATAGTGATGCAATATTAATTCAAGATGGCAAAACTTTTACGTTGATAGATGGGGGAGATAACGATGATGAGAATTTAATGGTAGACTATCTAAATAATCAAGGGGTAAAAGATATTAAGTATCTTATAGCTACTCATTCTCATGCAGACCATCTAGGGGGACTTGATTCTGTTGTAAAAAATTTCAATATAGAAAATGTTTTTGTATCAAATGGCTCAGCAGAAACAAAGAGCTACAGAGATTTTATAAATGCTTTAGCAAATAAGGATTTATCTCCTAGTGTACCTCTTGAAAATAAAAAGTTTTATCTTGAAAATTCATATTTTGAAGTTTTGAATACAAATGGAGGAGATACTACTAATGAACAATCACTAGTACTTGCATATACTAATGGTAAAGATAAAGCTTTATTTACAGGTGATGCTGAAGAAGGTACAGAAAAAGAAATACTATCAAAACTTGGAGAAGTAGACCTTTTAAAAGTAGCTCATCATGGTTCTAGCAGTAGTTCATCTCAAGCTTTTTTAGATAAAGTGAACCCTGAATATGCAGTAATTTTAGTTGGTAAAGGTAATTCATATGGTCATCCACATAAAGAGACTATTACAAGGTTAACTAACAAAGGTATTGAAATTCATAGGAGTGACTTTTGTAAGGATGTAATATTCGAATCTACAGGTAAAGGTGTTAAAACCGAGTGTAAGGAGTGGATGTATAATAATATACAAAATAAGGATTTAAATAACTCTAAGAATATTTTAAAGCACGAAAATAATACAAATATTCTTTCTGGTTCTGATGTTGTTTATTGGACTCCTAATGGTTCAGTATATCATACTACTGATAAATGTAATTCATTATCCAATAGTAAGAATATATTAACTGGCACTATAGTTGATAGTGGAAAGCCAAGGGTATGTAAAAATTGTGAATAA
- a CDS encoding GGDEF domain-containing protein encodes MENSSHYTLILALADILTGKKIDTEKVNKSLELICNSFSFECALIYEGDQYNHFNLIENYSLSDIKLCNSFNAYEIDSDFQKQLAYQKIIYLNKNNHHKSCEIDFMNIFHAESLIGISVVDEDFNNYGFILFLNTTPRKVDFSDSELKTLTIVLSLLEKYLGVRMHRNKVFFTQTALESIINNTGIDIYVIDFYTYDILYVNKSMAAPYGGISQFLGHKCWQVLFPGQTSHCEFCPQENLIDENGNSTGVHTWNYQRPFDGAWFRVFSTAFRWIDGRLAHLVSSADITDNKKNEELIEYLANYDVLTGLPNRRMLIEECKNRIDNAKEDEQGYVIFFDIDGFKIINDNYGHDAGDEFLIKLGEFFSSIPLLKNSVYRNGGDEFVAVIGGDITKNNIRNLVSFIHERFKKPWNLKNGSIYCNTSVGIACYPEDGNNAEELINKADQAMYQIKKSGGSGICFGYQLIKND; translated from the coding sequence ATGGAAAATAGCTCACATTATACACTCATTCTGGCATTAGCTGATATACTTACTGGAAAAAAAATAGATACAGAAAAAGTCAATAAATCACTTGAACTTATATGTAATAGTTTTTCGTTTGAATGTGCTCTAATATACGAAGGAGACCAATATAATCACTTTAATTTAATTGAGAATTACAGTTTGAGTGACATAAAATTGTGCAATAGTTTTAATGCATATGAAATTGATTCAGATTTTCAAAAGCAATTAGCTTATCAAAAGATAATTTATTTAAATAAAAATAATCACCATAAATCATGTGAGATTGATTTTATGAATATTTTTCATGCAGAATCTTTGATTGGAATTTCTGTAGTAGATGAGGATTTTAATAATTATGGTTTTATTTTATTTTTAAATACTACACCTAGAAAAGTAGATTTTTCTGATTCTGAACTTAAGACACTAACTATTGTCCTTTCACTACTTGAAAAGTATTTAGGTGTAAGAATGCATAGAAATAAGGTTTTCTTCACACAGACTGCACTTGAAAGCATAATAAATAATACAGGCATAGATATTTATGTCATTGATTTTTATACATATGATATTCTATATGTAAACAAGTCAATGGCTGCACCTTATGGTGGTATATCTCAATTTTTAGGTCATAAATGTTGGCAGGTTCTTTTCCCAGGACAGACATCTCATTGTGAATTTTGCCCACAAGAAAATCTTATTGATGAAAATGGCAATAGTACAGGAGTACATACATGGAATTACCAAAGACCTTTTGATGGAGCATGGTTTAGAGTGTTTAGTACAGCTTTCAGATGGATTGATGGTCGTCTTGCTCACCTTGTTAGTAGTGCAGATATAACTGATAATAAAAAGAATGAAGAATTAATTGAATATCTGGCAAATTATGATGTATTAACAGGTCTTCCAAACCGAAGAATGCTTATTGAAGAATGTAAAAATAGAATTGACAATGCTAAAGAAGATGAACAAGGGTATGTAATCTTTTTCGATATTGATGGTTTTAAAATAATTAATGATAATTATGGACATGATGCTGGTGACGAGTTTCTTATAAAATTAGGAGAATTTTTCTCATCAATTCCGCTTCTTAAAAATTCAGTCTATCGAAATGGTGGAGATGAATTTGTTGCTGTAATTGGTGGTGACATTACAAAAAATAACATACGTAATTTAGTAAGTTTTATACATGAAAGGTTTAAAAAACCATGGAATTTAAAAAATGGTTCTATATATTGTAATACTAGTGTTGGTATAGCTTGCTATCCAGAAGATGGAAATAATGCTGAAGAATTAATCAATAAAGCAGATCAGGCAATGTATCAAATTAAGAAATCTGGAGGATCAGGAATATGTTTTGGCTACCAGTTAATAAAAAATGATTAA
- a CDS encoding OmpA family protein, with amino-acid sequence MNNKYRRTVNREFEKSSFWPTFTDLLSTVLMVVILILFSSESISGSVEQDLAKNVNASVEDTFKKSGIPVKVDKANGQVTFGERTMFDVDSDVLKPEAKDMLKMFVPKYIETIYKDYGDYISKIVIEGHTDDVGSYIYNLDLSQRRAYSVAKFIVGDEIGNYKYKNKVTKHIIAIGRSKAELVKNGDNSVNRDASRRVELKYEININQNK; translated from the coding sequence ATGAATAATAAATATAGAAGAACTGTTAACAGAGAATTTGAAAAGAGTAGTTTCTGGCCAACATTTACAGATTTATTATCCACCGTGTTGATGGTTGTAATTCTTATTTTATTTAGCTCAGAAAGTATCTCAGGTTCAGTTGAACAAGATTTAGCTAAAAATGTGAATGCTTCTGTTGAAGACACCTTTAAAAAAAGTGGTATACCTGTGAAAGTGGATAAAGCTAATGGTCAAGTAACTTTTGGTGAAAGGACAATGTTTGATGTAGATAGTGATGTCTTGAAACCAGAGGCTAAAGATATGTTAAAAATGTTTGTTCCAAAGTACATAGAAACTATTTATAAAGATTATGGCGACTATATATCTAAAATAGTTATAGAAGGTCATACAGACGATGTGGGAAGCTATATATATAACTTAGATTTATCACAAAGAAGGGCATATAGTGTTGCTAAATTTATAGTAGGAGATGAAATAGGTAATTATAAATATAAAAATAAAGTAACTAAACATATTATTGCAATAGGTAGGTCAAAAGCTGAACTCGTAAAAAATGGAGACAATAGTGTAAATAGAGATGCATCTAGAAGAGTAGAGCTAAAATATGAAATAAATATTAATCAAAATAAATAG
- a CDS encoding ATP-binding cassette domain-containing protein, whose protein sequence is MNDNIVEVKNINMNFYTKEGELEVLKDVNFNLKEGEILTLLGPSGSGKSTILNILTNLLKPTSGDVKITGNIGYMFQKDNLLEWRNIMDNITIGLEIQGKKDKKSLDRVEELLKTYGLWDFRNMYPKELSGGMRQRVALIRTLSVNPDVLLLDEPFSALDYQTRLLVCDDVYSIIKNENKSTILVTHDIGDALSIKVQL, encoded by the coding sequence ATGAATGACAACATAGTAGAAGTTAAAAATATCAATATGAACTTCTACACTAAGGAAGGCGAGCTTGAAGTATTAAAGGATGTCAATTTTAATTTAAAAGAAGGCGAAATACTAACATTACTCGGACCTTCTGGAAGCGGAAAATCTACAATCTTAAATATTCTTACTAATCTTTTAAAACCAACTAGTGGTGATGTAAAGATTACTGGAAATATTGGATATATGTTTCAAAAAGATAATTTGCTTGAATGGAGAAATATAATGGATAATATAACTATTGGTTTGGAAATTCAAGGAAAAAAAGATAAAAAATCTTTAGATAGAGTTGAAGAGCTTTTAAAGACTTATGGACTATGGGATTTTAGAAATATGTACCCTAAAGAATTATCTGGTGGTATGAGACAAAGAGTTGCTCTTATTAGAACACTTTCTGTAAATCCAGATGTTTTACTTTTAGATGAACCTTTTTCAGCTCTTGACTATCAAACTAGATTGTTGGTTTGTGATGATGTTTATAGTATTATAAAAAATGAAAATAAGTCTACTATTTTAGTTACGCATGATATTGGTGATGCGCTTTCTATAAAAGTGCAACTTTAG
- a CDS encoding peptide chain release factor 3 gives MTEQNLSLINEVKRRRTFAIISHPDAGKTTLTEKFLLYGGAIREAGSVKSRRSQKHAVSDWMEIEKQRGISVASSVLQFEYNNFCINILDTPGHQDFSEDTYRTLMAADCAVMVIDSAKGVEDQTKKLFQVCKMRGIPIFTFINKMDRQGKDPFELLEDIENVLGIRSCPVNWPIGSGKEFKGVFNRHKNQVELFDDGNHGQSIAKSTTGDISDERFNVLLGDALHEKLLEDIELLDIAGDNFNLDGVLNGELTPVFFGSALTNFGVEPFLESFLEITPPPNPRSSNLGDIDPNSNSFSGFIFKIQANMDKSHRDRIAFLRICSGKFEKGMTVTHVQRNKKVKLSQPQQFVAQDRVIIDSAYPGDIIGIHDPGIFNIGDTLSEKQSNLQYTGIPQFAPEHFVRVSTKNALKRKQFLKGLTQLSEEGAIQIYKQPNFGMEELIVGVVGVLQFEVLEYRLKQEYGVDMIMNTLPYRHIRWIEPDTFKSDKLSIPMDTILVEDKNSNPVFLFQNEWSIRHLIERNENLVLRETSL, from the coding sequence ATGACAGAACAAAATTTAAGTTTGATTAATGAAGTTAAAAGAAGAAGAACCTTTGCAATCATTTCCCATCCCGATGCAGGAAAAACTACATTAACTGAAAAGTTTCTATTATATGGTGGTGCCATTCGTGAAGCAGGATCGGTTAAATCAAGAAGATCTCAAAAACATGCAGTATCTGACTGGATGGAAATTGAAAAACAAAGAGGTATATCTGTTGCATCAAGTGTTCTTCAATTTGAATATAATAATTTTTGTATAAATATTCTTGACACTCCAGGACATCAAGATTTCAGTGAGGACACTTATAGAACCCTTATGGCAGCAGACTGTGCAGTAATGGTTATTGACTCTGCTAAAGGTGTAGAGGATCAGACAAAGAAATTATTTCAAGTTTGTAAAATGAGAGGAATACCAATTTTCACTTTTATAAATAAAATGGACCGTCAAGGAAAGGATCCCTTTGAACTACTTGAAGATATTGAAAATGTTTTAGGAATTCGCTCTTGCCCAGTAAACTGGCCAATTGGTTCTGGTAAAGAGTTCAAAGGAGTGTTTAACCGTCATAAAAATCAAGTTGAACTATTTGATGATGGTAATCATGGACAATCTATTGCGAAATCTACAACTGGAGATATATCTGATGAAAGATTTAATGTTTTACTAGGTGATGCTCTTCATGAAAAACTACTAGAGGATATTGAACTTTTAGATATTGCTGGAGATAATTTTAACTTAGATGGAGTACTAAATGGTGAACTAACACCTGTGTTCTTTGGAAGCGCCCTTACTAACTTTGGTGTAGAACCATTTTTAGAATCGTTCCTAGAAATAACACCTCCACCAAATCCTCGTAGTAGTAATTTAGGTGACATTGACCCTAATTCTAATAGCTTCTCAGGATTTATATTTAAAATTCAAGCTAATATGGATAAATCTCATAGAGATAGAATTGCATTTTTAAGAATTTGCTCTGGTAAATTTGAAAAAGGTATGACAGTAACTCATGTACAAAGAAATAAAAAGGTTAAACTTTCACAACCTCAACAGTTTGTAGCACAAGACCGTGTTATAATAGACTCAGCTTATCCAGGGGACATTATAGGGATACATGATCCAGGAATCTTTAATATTGGTGATACATTAAGTGAAAAACAATCAAATTTACAGTACACTGGCATACCACAATTTGCTCCAGAACATTTTGTAAGAGTATCTACAAAGAATGCTCTTAAAAGAAAACAGTTCTTAAAAGGTCTTACACAATTATCAGAAGAAGGTGCTATACAGATATACAAGCAACCTAATTTTGGTATGGAAGAACTTATTGTAGGTGTAGTTGGAGTTCTTCAATTTGAAGTTTTAGAATATCGTCTAAAACAAGAATATGGTGTTGATATGATAATGAACACACTACCTTATCGTCATATACGTTGGATTGAACCTGATACTTTCAAATCAGATAAGCTTTCAATACCAATGGACACAATACTAGTTGAAGATAAAAATAGCAATCCAGTATTTTTATTTCAAAATGAATGGTCTATTAGACATCTAATTGAGAGAAATGAAAATTTAGTTTTAAGAGAAACTTCTTTATAA
- a CDS encoding recombinase family protein, whose product MKAAIYSRKSKFTGKGESIENQIQLCMDYAKSVGIKDFLIYEDEGFSGGNIDRPQFKKMMQDAKTKKFDCLVCYRLDRISRNVSDFSTLIEKLNKLDISFISIKEQFDTSTPMGRAMMFISSVFAQLERETIAERIKDNMYELARTGRWLGGKTPHGFSSKKIKYLDENLKERSMYQLEVSDDEMEVVKIVYAKYLELRSLSQLYKYVYHNGIKGPRGGKFDPSSLSRILRSPAYVKANDVVVEYLRNNNMDVIGTPDNECGILTYAKNTSTPIAAIAKHKGIIDSTTWIEVQDLLDANRDKSPRTATGKVALLSGLLKCSKCGSNMRITYKGKRTDEELKYYYVCGTKKNLGVDACNCKNLKGPLVEDIVIERIKNCNVKSIIDAFHENKIKVDDASNSVKNEIDLFRNSIKAKEKVIRNLVMELAKNTSNVASDYIISQIESLNSEIEELNIRVRNLEDNSVDIKNASVNLDIVVSNLKKFNDMVDDANLDNKKLLISTIVDSIVWDSSRGTLSIVYMGANMDDLISLSDRSHFCSDGRSNKHIR is encoded by the coding sequence ATGAAGGCTGCAATTTATTCAAGAAAATCAAAGTTTACTGGTAAAGGTGAATCTATAGAAAATCAAATACAACTATGTATGGACTATGCTAAGTCGGTTGGTATAAAAGATTTTTTAATATATGAAGATGAAGGCTTTAGTGGTGGTAATATAGATAGACCTCAATTTAAGAAAATGATGCAAGATGCGAAAACAAAAAAATTTGATTGTCTTGTGTGCTATAGATTAGACAGAATATCAAGAAATGTATCTGACTTCTCTACTTTAATAGAAAAACTAAATAAATTAGATATATCTTTTATATCTATCAAAGAACAATTTGATACTTCTACTCCAATGGGAAGAGCTATGATGTTTATATCTAGTGTATTTGCACAGCTTGAAAGAGAAACAATCGCTGAACGTATAAAAGATAATATGTATGAGCTTGCTCGTACTGGGAGATGGTTAGGTGGTAAAACTCCTCATGGATTTAGCAGTAAAAAGATTAAATACCTAGATGAAAATCTAAAAGAAAGAAGTATGTATCAATTAGAAGTTAGTGATGATGAAATGGAAGTTGTTAAAATAGTTTATGCTAAGTATCTAGAACTTAGATCTCTATCTCAATTATACAAATATGTTTATCACAATGGAATAAAAGGTCCTCGTGGTGGTAAGTTTGACCCTAGTTCATTATCTAGAATACTTAGAAGTCCAGCTTATGTGAAAGCTAATGATGTTGTTGTAGAATATCTTAGAAATAACAATATGGATGTCATTGGTACTCCTGATAACGAATGTGGAATACTTACTTATGCTAAGAATACATCTACACCTATAGCAGCTATTGCTAAACATAAAGGAATTATAGATTCTACTACTTGGATTGAAGTTCAAGACTTACTTGATGCTAATCGTGATAAAAGTCCAAGAACTGCTACTGGTAAAGTTGCTTTATTATCAGGGCTTTTAAAATGTTCTAAGTGTGGTTCTAATATGAGAATTACTTATAAAGGTAAACGAACTGATGAAGAATTAAAGTATTATTATGTATGTGGTACTAAAAAGAATCTTGGTGTTGATGCTTGTAATTGTAAAAATCTTAAGGGGCCTTTAGTTGAAGATATTGTTATTGAAAGAATTAAAAATTGCAATGTCAAATCTATTATAGATGCTTTTCATGAAAATAAGATTAAAGTTGATGATGCATCAAATAGTGTTAAAAACGAGATTGATTTATTTAGGAATTCTATTAAGGCTAAGGAAAAGGTCATCAGAAATTTGGTTATGGAGCTTGCTAAAAATACTAGTAATGTTGCTTCTGATTATATTATCTCTCAGATTGAAAGTTTAAATAGTGAAATTGAAGAATTAAATATTCGGGTTAGAAACTTGGAAGATAACAGTGTCGATATTAAAAATGCTAGTGTTAATTTAGATATTGTTGTTAGTAATTTAAAAAAATTTAATGATATGGTTGATGATGCTAATTTAGATAATAAGAAGTTATTGATATCTACTATTGTTGACTCTATAGTTTGGGATAGTTCTAGAGGTACTCTTAGTATTGTTTATATGGGTGCTAATATGGATGACTTAATTTCGTTGTCTGATAGGTCGCACTTCTGTAGTGATGGTAGAAGCAATAAGCATATCAGATAA
- a CDS encoding ABC transporter permease → MRLNKRSEGYINYIKGVKREKRNVLFYQLLILIGFIIIWEILADLNIINTFLFSKPSDIYNLFIQYASSGQLFKHIGVSVYETVLGLVIGTVLGILVAIALWWSEKLSKILDPFLVVLNALPKTALAPIIIVWVGAGIEGIVVTAVTISVVVTILSAYNYFINIDEEKIKMLKSFGASKSQILFKLILPANTGNLINLTKINIGMAWVGVIVGEFLVSRYGIGYLIVYGSQVFKLDLVMMGVFVLAVCAWAMYAIVNIIEKIYNSR, encoded by the coding sequence ATGAGGCTTAATAAAAGATCTGAAGGATATATAAACTATATTAAAGGTGTAAAAAGAGAAAAAAGAAATGTATTATTTTATCAACTATTAATTTTAATTGGTTTTATTATAATTTGGGAAATTTTAGCTGATTTAAATATTATAAATACTTTCCTATTCAGTAAACCAAGTGATATTTACAATTTGTTTATTCAATATGCATCTAGTGGCCAACTATTTAAACATATTGGAGTATCTGTATATGAAACAGTTCTTGGTCTTGTTATAGGAACTGTTTTAGGTATTTTAGTAGCAATTGCTCTTTGGTGGTCAGAAAAATTATCAAAAATACTAGACCCATTTTTGGTAGTTTTAAATGCTCTTCCTAAGACTGCTTTGGCTCCTATAATTATAGTTTGGGTTGGTGCTGGAATAGAAGGAATTGTAGTAACAGCTGTAACTATTTCCGTTGTTGTTACTATACTTTCAGCCTATAATTACTTTATAAATATAGATGAAGAAAAAATTAAGATGTTAAAGAGTTTTGGAGCTAGCAAATCACAAATCCTATTTAAACTTATACTACCTGCAAATACAGGAAATTTAATAAACTTAACTAAGATTAATATTGGCATGGCTTGGGTAGGTGTTATAGTAGGAGAATTTTTAGTATCAAGATATGGAATAGGATACTTGATAGTTTATGGCAGTCAAGTATTTAAGTTAGATTTAGTAATGATGGGTGTATTTGTATTAGCTGTTTGTGCATGGGCAATGTATGCTATAGTTAACATTATTGAAAAAATATATAATTCTAGATAA
- a CDS encoding deaminase, whose translation MENKLENRCSWQEYFMRLCETVAERGTCDRAYVGAIIVNSENRIVSTGYNGSISGDNHCSEIGHEIRDGHCIRTIHAEQNALYYCAKEGIAVKDCSIYVTHFPCLNCTKAIIQSGIKHIYYKTGYRMDEYALRLLQSSNVLYTKLQF comes from the coding sequence TTGGAAAATAAGCTTGAAAATAGATGTTCATGGCAAGAATATTTTATGAGATTGTGTGAGACAGTAGCTGAAAGAGGTACTTGTGACAGAGCTTATGTGGGAGCTATCATTGTGAATTCAGAAAACAGAATCGTATCTACTGGATATAATGGTAGTATATCTGGAGATAATCACTGTAGTGAAATTGGTCATGAGATAAGGGATGGACATTGTATCAGAACCATTCATGCCGAACAAAATGCCCTTTACTATTGTGCTAAAGAAGGCATCGCAGTTAAAGATTGTTCTATTTATGTAACTCATTTTCCTTGTTTAAATTGTACTAAGGCTATAATTCAATCTGGAATTAAACATATATACTATAAAACTGGATATAGGATGGATGAATATGCCTTGAGATTATTACAATCAAGCAATGTGTTATATACAAAATTGCAATTTTAA
- a CDS encoding N-acetylmuramoyl-L-alanine amidase has translation MYNLKVVVIPGHTLTGKGTGAVGYINESKETRIMNDLIVKWLKLGGATVYTGRVDESKNHLADQCAIANKYEADLAVQIHFNANITTSVPEGTETIYKSNNGKIYAEKVNAKLATVFKNRGAKSDVRGLYWLNNTDAIAILIEVCFVDSKADTDYYVNNKDKVAKLIAEGILNKSISDSQGGNKVYENVIVYKGDADKVAAQILYWQLKDAVIVEASNYKKDLGKKVYVIGGDANDLVKGDVVINGTDRYETVKLALKQIGKL, from the coding sequence ATGTATAATTTGAAAGTAGTAGTAATACCAGGGCATACTTTAACTGGAAAAGGTACAGGAGCTGTTGGATATATAAATGAAAGTAAAGAAACAAGAATAATGAATGATTTAATAGTTAAATGGCTTAAATTAGGAGGGGCTACTGTTTATACAGGAAGAGTTGATGAATCAAAGAATCATCTAGCTGACCAATGTGCCATAGCAAATAAATATGAAGCTGATTTAGCTGTTCAGATTCATTTTAATGCAAATATTACAACTTCAGTCCCAGAAGGTACAGAAACTATATATAAGTCCAATAATGGAAAAATATATGCAGAAAAAGTAAATGCTAAATTAGCTACAGTATTTAAAAATAGAGGTGCAAAATCTGATGTTAGAGGTCTTTATTGGCTTAATAATACCGACGCAATAGCAATACTAATAGAAGTATGTTTTGTAGATAGTAAAGCAGATACAGATTACTATGTTAATAATAAAGATAAAGTTGCAAAGTTAATAGCAGAAGGAATATTAAATAAATCTATATCAGATTCTCAAGGTGGGAATAAAGTCTATGAAAATGTAATAGTTTATAAAGGTGATGCAGATAAAGTAGCTGCTCAAATTTTATATTGGCAATTGAAAGACGCTGTAATAGTTGAGGCATCTAACTATAAAAAGGATCTAGGCAAAAAAGTTTATGTTATAGGTGGAGATGCTAATGACCTTGTAAAAGGTGATGTTGTAATAAATGGTACTGATAGATATGAAACTGTAAAATTAGCTTTAAAGCAAATAGGCAAATTGTAG